tatgatctaattggTACAATtaagtacaatttgctcatcacccaatgacggttggggttaggtgccacgcctccttcttaaaatcgtacattttcatacgactgaactcgaattagccactaaactgaccaaacgcaaaatacttacgtttcctcgtgagatcaggctggattatctggtgccaaatatcaactgtaaaaatggaatttgctgtgataagagaagctgcgttaatcttttctttatttaataaatgacttacgCCTcggaaggcaatcctgacacacagtgaaAGCGTGATgatgtttgaaggcgtgagacgcggagcacagacactcttaattctggaggtcattaataatataataactagtatataatataatatcgccgttaatctattctcaaagttgggttgggagctgggtctattctatgcaagctatgatgactttcaccttaatAGTTTAGCGCAGATGTAttcctgaccggtgagccgtttGACAAAAAGGTGCCCTTTTGAATCAAATTATGGACATCAAATCATaaatggacatctgtaatctagctATTTGCCTTaacagacaataatataattaaggtgtttacgtgaagtgctttcatgtaagagtttcctgtagttttgggtgactttaaccgCAGTTCGGctgtttcactttcactcatgaacatttcattcatgcccccatgacaaactggggtataagacgcaaataaggagtaaggactggtgagagtgttatggaatttaataacgcacgctgaatggaaagaaaaaaatttcCTCAtttcgttgtgtgtgtgtgcggtcctttactgacagccacgtatgtggatctaattggaaaatatggcgaatagtcctacatgacagtaatagtttgatttcggtgtttacttcaataatgccactaatatatgcatactccacgtcttaattccatttctgtttacttcagttatgactttagtcggattaaggtaatcaaaaatcgttgtttggagcttatgtaggcctacagttcaaaattcatgtttaactgaataaacagtaaacacaagtacatcgtattgaacataatttattttcatcaccaattatcatagtagaacagtttctcaagcagtttgtgatgcattttggaaacaggagatgagcctcTGGTCTAATGCAcaacctggcttgagaaacccgatctcaaagacttatatttagtcattatttgtgtattatattacatataatatattacatataacaTATTACATTTGGTAGAATATTACATATTccgaatgccttcggcagaattcaaatgagccattttaatctatatTAATCCAGATTGAtttcaagattacagtgagattaatctagattaaaaaaatttatctataataataacactaatactgaaacggttaggGTGTTTCAGAATGAATAAAgtaacatatgttttacagtgtgctcagcctgctggtttgtcctttcgtacacatttttatcattatgtgatctcttataacaaaatcacatgactttatttAATACGCATATTGGAAtttgtgtttccatcatagtttatgcgcatcttttcttatcgaataaaaagtttatcccacTCAGTCATGCgcacatgttttttatgcgcattttcagaATCTAAGCGCACcttgacgtttccatcaaccgtttttttatgcgcatatacaaaatgagtggatggaaacaaagctattgAAACAGTTTTTGACCTCTTCATacagcctaattttgttggaaaaaatgctcttttgtaaCATATTTCATTTGGTAtagtttgtatctttattttaatgtatttttgttagtcAGTTagctacaaaataaacaaaagtaatgaatacattttaggtgaagtgaggtgcaaataatactttttggccttaagggaATTCTGGTTTAAATtaaagtaggcctattataacataaaatacagcatttctgacaatttttaaattgattatgaattacagtatcgcaatactacttggtagcGTGATACTtaagctggtatagtatcgtaacattaattaatggtatcgcgacaaccctaatacatacagatgaagtctgaataattagcccccctgttttttttcccctcaatttctgtttaacggagagaagattttttcaccacatttcttatctctaataactgatttattttatttttgtcatgatgacagtaaataatattttgctagatatttttcaagacacttctatatggcctaaagtgacattgaaaggtttaactaggttaattaggttaactaggcaggttagggtaattaggccagttattggataatgatggtttgttctgtagactatcgaaaaaaaatttgcttaaaggggctaataatattgaccttaaaatggttcattaaaaaaaaaaaaactgcttttattccagccgaaataaaacaaataagactttctccagaagaaaaactattatcagacatactgtgaaaatttccttgctctgttagacatcatttgggaaataattaaaaaagaaaaaaattcaaaggggggctttgaaaataataataataataataataattctgacttcaactgttaatacataaataaataaataaataaataaataaataaataaataaataaataaataaataaataaacaaacaaataaataaataaataaataaataaataaataaataaataaataaataaataaataaataaatactatttttctACAGGGTGTGTGGGTGAATACACAGTTGTTTACCAGGGGAAGTGGTGAATTGGGTATCAACCTAAACATGCAAACAGTTGTGATGTATAAGGATATGTGGCAACTCAACTTATAAGCATGCATTCACTTCACtgcattaaaatgtgttaaaattgtGCACCATATGCCAAAAGATGTGCatcataaaacaaacacaacatttATGCACAGCAAGTAAGGGCAATTACTTTTATCTgcactatttttgttttgtttgttaatccATATTTATAAAATCAATGTGCAGATCACAACTGTGGCCAATGTTTACTTCCTGTTTCTACTTCCTCAGTTACATTTGTAAGAACCTAAAACTTCAATTCAAATCAGCAATCGTAAGTTAACCATGCAGAACCAGAGCATTTCCAACagttctttgtttgctcattcctCGGTGGCATCCAGCACTGTTCTGGGTCTGTGCTGTGTGCTTGGTGTACCCGGTAATCTAGCAGTGCTGGTCCTGCTTTCCCAACATGTAAAGGAGGGCAGCTTCACCCCAAAACTGATGCTGAGTCTGGCCGTCTCGGATTTACTGAGTCTGATTTTTCTGCCGGTGTGGATCTATGCTCTTCTGAAGGGCTGGGTTTTTGGCCAAGCTCTGTGTAAGTTGTTTTCCTATGTCATCTACTGGAGCCTCTACAGCAGTGTGCTTTCTGTCACTTTGATGAGTGTGCAAAGGTACCTGCAGGTGCTTTATCCACAGCAATGGGCGAAGCTTGGACAGAAGGGCCAAAAAGGGCTGATTTTTGGCATATGGACTTTAGGTGGAACTTTGGCTTCTTATGCTCTTTATTTCAGAAACCTCCGATTAAAGAAGGATGGGCTCCTACACTGTTATCAGGATTACATGACTCATCAAGAAAAAGTATTTGTCTTGCTTTTTGAGAATCTGGTGATGTTTGTTGTGCCTCTCTGCAGCCTGTTGAGCTTCTACCTTCAACTCCACAGACGGATAAATCAATCAGCTTCTTTCAGAAGACACAGACTGACAAAA
This Danio aesculapii chromosome 5, fDanAes4.1, whole genome shotgun sequence DNA region includes the following protein-coding sequences:
- the LOC130228492 gene encoding leukotriene B4 receptor 1-like; protein product: MQNQSISNSSLFAHSSVASSTVLGLCCVLGVPGNLAVLVLLSQHVKEGSFTPKLMLSLAVSDLLSLIFLPVWIYALLKGWVFGQALCKLFSYVIYWSLYSSVLSVTLMSVQRYLQVLYPQQWAKLGQKGQKGLIFGIWTLGGTLASYALYFRNLRLKKDGLLHCYQDYMTHQEKVFVLLFENLVMFVVPLCSLLSFYLQLHRRINQSASFRRHRLTKLAIRIVVTFFLFGTPCMINNFIAMAGSWESEVSNNITGALFFINSCVNPFLYAFSARTLQCRGRLDSVQPQHIQDERQ